In Papaver somniferum cultivar HN1 chromosome 1, ASM357369v1, whole genome shotgun sequence, a genomic segment contains:
- the LOC113299914 gene encoding exonuclease 1-like isoform X1 codes for MGITGLLPRLKSIMVPIHIKDLRGCSVAVDTYSWLHKGALSCSKELCKSEPTSRHIAYCMHRVNLLRHYGVKPILVFDGGNLPMKCEEEAKRSRSRKENLERAMEHESMGNSAAAYECYQKAVDISPAIANELIQVLKQENIDFVVAPYEADAQMAFLALSKQVDAVITEDSDLIPFGCPRIIFKMDKFGQGVQYQSSLLQKSKELNLSGFTQQMVLEMCILSGCDYLPSLPGMGLMKAHALICKFKSYEKVIKHLKYSTVAVPPLYEKSFKKALWTFQHQRVYDPRVEDIVHLSEICQDLGEDLEFLGPMLPQDTAKGIARGDLDAITKMPFQGIALNGLAVDRNYKPKGSKSERERKKVQLPIQKNVLTNYFCSASAEAKRGFKVPRIISTNLGLSEESTSPSSEENASQEPTSLSMNSSQSDIFGSSSPKDYLEVTFPTETAQFLDSPCYSKTPLTIPAELNIINNSSDSSEHSLSFHQPKQSLYRPCTMLHKELQCKIDLDQAGEKTRQASRKVIVRSSYFQHKSPKDDAVDNGKPVFLDDEANYVSCDKNVSESGTNGINFPESSCKKRSSISTERTLIDNVEMKRARNGAFLSSESDEIPDLDSKSMENNDKGSFGCNISHISHFSDLAEKSMEQFMSVISSFNYTSSGSRASGLRAPLKDVRNTLAARSNISLKDIDDFAYVPKNKKIARVSPQTKFEHHS; via the exons ATGGGGATTACAGGTCTTCTACCTCGACTCAAATCAATCATGGTCCCCATCCATATAAAAGACTTGCGTGGCTGTTCTGTAGCCGTAGATACGTATTCTTGGCTTCACAAAGGGGCATTATCTTGCAGCAAAGAGCTTTGTAAATCAGAACCCACTTCCAG GCATATCGCTTACTGCATGCATAGAGTGAACTTGCTTCGGCATTATGGTGTCAAGCCTATACTTGTCTTCGATGGAGGAAATCTACCTATGAAGTGTGAAGAAGAGGCCAAGCGTTCTAG ATCGAGGAAGGAAAACCTTGAGcgggctatggagcatgagtcaATGGGAAACTCTGCTGCTGCTTATGAATGCTACCAAAAAGCAGTCGACATCTCCCCCGCGATTGCAAATGAACTCATCCAG GTATTAAAGcaggaaaatattgattttgttgTCGCTCCTTATGAGGCTGATGCTCAGATGGCCTTCTTGGCTCTTAGTAAACAAGTGGATGCAGTCATTACTGAAGATTCCGATCTGATTCCATTTGGGTGTCCCAGA ATTATCTTTAAAATGGATAAATTTGGGCAAGGTGTGCAGTATCAATCTTCTCTGCTACAAAAGAGTAAGGAGCTGAATTTGAGTGGATTTACGCAGCAGATGGTTCTTGAGATGTGCATCTTAAGTGGTTGTGACTATCTGCCGTCATTGCCAGGAATGGGTCTAATGAAGGCTCATGCACTTATTTGCAAGTTCAAAAGCTATGAAAAG GTGATTAAGCATTTGAAGTATAGTACTGTTGCAGTTCCTCCTCTTTATGAAAAATCATTTAAGAAAGCGCTGTGGACTTTCCAGCACCAAAGAGTTTATGATCCTAGAGTTGAAGATATTGTACACCTGTCAGAAATTTGCCAGGATCTTGGAGAAGATTTAGAATTTTTAGGCCC AATGTTACCCCAAGATACAGCTAAAGGCATAGCAAGAGGTGATCTTGATGCAATCACTAAAATGCCCTTCCAG GGAATTGCTCTTAATGGACTCGCGGTTGATAGGAATTACAAACCCAAAGGTTCTAAATCtgaaagagaaaggaaaaaagtACAGTTGCCCATACAGAAGAATGTCCTTACTAACTATTTTT GCTCAGCATCTGCTGAAGCAAAAAGGGGATTTAAGGTGCCTCGAATTATATCTACGAATTTGGGTCTATCAGAAGAATCTACTTCTCCTAGCTCTGAAGAAAATGCTTCTCAGGAACCTACATCTTTAAGCATGAACTCCTCGCAGTCCGACATATTTGGTTCCTCTAGTCCCAAAGATTAT TTGGAAGTTACTTTTCCCACCGAAACAGCTCAGTTTTTGGACTCTCCTTGTTATAGTAAAACTCCACTTACTATACCAGCAGAGTTAAACATCATTAATAACAGTTCAGATTCTTCAGAACATTCTCTGTCATTTCACCAACCGAAGCAATCACTGTACAGACCTTGTACGATGTTGCACAAGGAGCTGCAATGCAAGATTGATTTAGATCAAGCTGGAGAGAAAACTAGACAAGCCAGCCGCAAGGTCATTGTGAGGAGTTCCTATTTTCAGCACAAGTCACCAAAAGATGATGCTGTTGACAATGGAAAACCTGTTTTTTTGGACGATGAGGCCAATTATGTTTCCTGTGACAAAAATGTTTCTGAAAGTGGAACAAATGGGATCAATTTTCCTGAGAGTTCCTGTAAGAAGAGGTCATCAATATCGACTGAGAGGACCCTAATT GATAATGTAGAGATGAAGCGTGCTCGGAATGGCGCATTTCTTTCCTCTGAAA GTGATGAAATTCCTGATCTCGACTCAAAATCTATGGAGAACAATGATAAAGGAAGTTTTGGTTGCAACATTTCCCATATTAGTCACTTTTCTGATTTAGCAGAGAAATCAATGGAGCAATTTATGTCAGTTATCTCTTCATTCAATTATACCTCATCTGGTTCTCGAGCCAGTGGTCTCCGTGCCCCTCTAAAAGATGTGCGGAACACATTAGCGGCGAG GTCAAACATTTCTCTGAAAGATATAGACGATTTTGCTTATGTACCCAAGAATAAGAAGATTGCTCGTGTGTCTCCACAGACTAAATTTGAGCACCATAGCTAA
- the LOC113299914 gene encoding exonuclease 1-like isoform X2 produces the protein MGITGLLPRLKSIMVPIHIKDLRGCSVAVDTYSWLHKGALSCSKELCKSEPTSRHIAYCMHRVNLLRHYGVKPILVFDGGNLPMKCEEEAKRSRSRKENLERAMEHESMGNSAAAYECYQKAVDISPAIANELIQVLKQENIDFVVAPYEADAQMAFLALSKQVDAVITEDSDLIPFGCPRYQSSLLQKSKELNLSGFTQQMVLEMCILSGCDYLPSLPGMGLMKAHALICKFKSYEKVIKHLKYSTVAVPPLYEKSFKKALWTFQHQRVYDPRVEDIVHLSEICQDLGEDLEFLGPMLPQDTAKGIARGDLDAITKMPFQGIALNGLAVDRNYKPKGSKSERERKKVQLPIQKNVLTNYFCSASAEAKRGFKVPRIISTNLGLSEESTSPSSEENASQEPTSLSMNSSQSDIFGSSSPKDYLEVTFPTETAQFLDSPCYSKTPLTIPAELNIINNSSDSSEHSLSFHQPKQSLYRPCTMLHKELQCKIDLDQAGEKTRQASRKVIVRSSYFQHKSPKDDAVDNGKPVFLDDEANYVSCDKNVSESGTNGINFPESSCKKRSSISTERTLIDNVEMKRARNGAFLSSESDEIPDLDSKSMENNDKGSFGCNISHISHFSDLAEKSMEQFMSVISSFNYTSSGSRASGLRAPLKDVRNTLAARSNISLKDIDDFAYVPKNKKIARVSPQTKFEHHS, from the exons ATGGGGATTACAGGTCTTCTACCTCGACTCAAATCAATCATGGTCCCCATCCATATAAAAGACTTGCGTGGCTGTTCTGTAGCCGTAGATACGTATTCTTGGCTTCACAAAGGGGCATTATCTTGCAGCAAAGAGCTTTGTAAATCAGAACCCACTTCCAG GCATATCGCTTACTGCATGCATAGAGTGAACTTGCTTCGGCATTATGGTGTCAAGCCTATACTTGTCTTCGATGGAGGAAATCTACCTATGAAGTGTGAAGAAGAGGCCAAGCGTTCTAG ATCGAGGAAGGAAAACCTTGAGcgggctatggagcatgagtcaATGGGAAACTCTGCTGCTGCTTATGAATGCTACCAAAAAGCAGTCGACATCTCCCCCGCGATTGCAAATGAACTCATCCAG GTATTAAAGcaggaaaatattgattttgttgTCGCTCCTTATGAGGCTGATGCTCAGATGGCCTTCTTGGCTCTTAGTAAACAAGTGGATGCAGTCATTACTGAAGATTCCGATCTGATTCCATTTGGGTGTCCCAGA TATCAATCTTCTCTGCTACAAAAGAGTAAGGAGCTGAATTTGAGTGGATTTACGCAGCAGATGGTTCTTGAGATGTGCATCTTAAGTGGTTGTGACTATCTGCCGTCATTGCCAGGAATGGGTCTAATGAAGGCTCATGCACTTATTTGCAAGTTCAAAAGCTATGAAAAG GTGATTAAGCATTTGAAGTATAGTACTGTTGCAGTTCCTCCTCTTTATGAAAAATCATTTAAGAAAGCGCTGTGGACTTTCCAGCACCAAAGAGTTTATGATCCTAGAGTTGAAGATATTGTACACCTGTCAGAAATTTGCCAGGATCTTGGAGAAGATTTAGAATTTTTAGGCCC AATGTTACCCCAAGATACAGCTAAAGGCATAGCAAGAGGTGATCTTGATGCAATCACTAAAATGCCCTTCCAG GGAATTGCTCTTAATGGACTCGCGGTTGATAGGAATTACAAACCCAAAGGTTCTAAATCtgaaagagaaaggaaaaaagtACAGTTGCCCATACAGAAGAATGTCCTTACTAACTATTTTT GCTCAGCATCTGCTGAAGCAAAAAGGGGATTTAAGGTGCCTCGAATTATATCTACGAATTTGGGTCTATCAGAAGAATCTACTTCTCCTAGCTCTGAAGAAAATGCTTCTCAGGAACCTACATCTTTAAGCATGAACTCCTCGCAGTCCGACATATTTGGTTCCTCTAGTCCCAAAGATTAT TTGGAAGTTACTTTTCCCACCGAAACAGCTCAGTTTTTGGACTCTCCTTGTTATAGTAAAACTCCACTTACTATACCAGCAGAGTTAAACATCATTAATAACAGTTCAGATTCTTCAGAACATTCTCTGTCATTTCACCAACCGAAGCAATCACTGTACAGACCTTGTACGATGTTGCACAAGGAGCTGCAATGCAAGATTGATTTAGATCAAGCTGGAGAGAAAACTAGACAAGCCAGCCGCAAGGTCATTGTGAGGAGTTCCTATTTTCAGCACAAGTCACCAAAAGATGATGCTGTTGACAATGGAAAACCTGTTTTTTTGGACGATGAGGCCAATTATGTTTCCTGTGACAAAAATGTTTCTGAAAGTGGAACAAATGGGATCAATTTTCCTGAGAGTTCCTGTAAGAAGAGGTCATCAATATCGACTGAGAGGACCCTAATT GATAATGTAGAGATGAAGCGTGCTCGGAATGGCGCATTTCTTTCCTCTGAAA GTGATGAAATTCCTGATCTCGACTCAAAATCTATGGAGAACAATGATAAAGGAAGTTTTGGTTGCAACATTTCCCATATTAGTCACTTTTCTGATTTAGCAGAGAAATCAATGGAGCAATTTATGTCAGTTATCTCTTCATTCAATTATACCTCATCTGGTTCTCGAGCCAGTGGTCTCCGTGCCCCTCTAAAAGATGTGCGGAACACATTAGCGGCGAG GTCAAACATTTCTCTGAAAGATATAGACGATTTTGCTTATGTACCCAAGAATAAGAAGATTGCTCGTGTGTCTCCACAGACTAAATTTGAGCACCATAGCTAA